The following are encoded together in the Pectobacterium wasabiae CFBP 3304 genome:
- a CDS encoding SMP-30/gluconolactonase/LRE family protein, translated as MTQQLERLCSPAIWAEGPVWLPQQDAVVFSDVKGNRMFIWSRTGDVTLWRSPSHYANGNALDAQGRVVSCEHGRRGISRREHNGDIHVLVDRIDGKRFNSPNDVAIRSDGTIWFTDPPYGITSDDEGYKSESQVIGCYVYCFDPRDGSLSIAASDLQRPNGLAFSPDETHLYVADMSIIDFPTLGRRDLRIYPVEGKHLGAGQFFARVEPGIPDGFCVDRTGNLFCSCADGVLIFSPEGHQIGKIDVPECVSNCTIGGPEGNELYITATTSLYRIGVESYR; from the coding sequence ATGACACAACAACTTGAGCGCCTGTGTTCTCCCGCCATCTGGGCCGAAGGCCCAGTATGGTTGCCGCAGCAGGATGCCGTGGTCTTTAGCGATGTAAAAGGAAATCGGATGTTTATCTGGTCGCGTACTGGCGACGTCACGCTCTGGCGCTCTCCATCCCACTACGCCAACGGCAATGCACTTGATGCGCAAGGACGCGTCGTGAGCTGCGAGCATGGCCGACGTGGTATCAGCCGTCGTGAGCACAATGGCGATATTCACGTTCTGGTCGACCGCATTGACGGGAAACGCTTCAACTCGCCCAACGATGTGGCGATCCGTAGCGATGGCACGATCTGGTTTACCGATCCGCCCTATGGCATTACCAGCGATGACGAAGGCTACAAATCAGAAAGTCAGGTCATTGGCTGCTATGTCTACTGCTTCGATCCGCGCGATGGCTCACTCAGCATCGCGGCCAGCGATCTCCAGCGCCCAAACGGGCTGGCCTTTTCGCCAGATGAAACACATTTATATGTTGCAGACATGTCGATTATTGATTTCCCCACGCTGGGTCGCCGCGATCTGCGAATTTATCCGGTTGAGGGAAAACATCTGGGGGCGGGACAGTTTTTTGCCCGCGTCGAGCCGGGCATTCCTGATGGTTTCTGTGTTGATCGCACTGGCAATCTGTTTTGTAGCTGCGCTGACGGCGTCCTGATTTTTAGTCCCGAAGGTCATCAGATCGGCAAAATTGATGTACCGGAGTGCGTGTCCAACTGCACCATTGGCGGGCCAGAAGGGAATGAACTGTACATCACGGCAACAACGTCGCTTTACCGTATCGGGGTAGAATCGTACCGGTAA
- the yiaK gene encoding 3-dehydro-L-gulonate 2-dehydrogenase → MRVSYDDLKQQFKRVLLARNVAEETADACATLFADTSADGVYSHGVNRFPRFIQQLDAGDIVPDAEPSKLLSLGAIEQWDAHQGIGNLTARRMMDRAMQLADAHGIGLVALRNANHWMRGGGYGWQAAEKGYIGICWTNSIAVMPPWGAKTCRIGTNPLIVAIPGNPITMVDMSMSMFSYGALEINRLAGKTLPVDGGFDNDGNLTRDPAIIEENRRILPAGYWKGSALSIVLDMIATLLSGGASVADVTEDHRDEYGVSQVFIAIEIDRLIDGKTRDEKLKRIMDYITSAERTQPDIAIRLPGHKFPRIREENLRDGIPVDERVWARIQAL, encoded by the coding sequence ATGAGAGTGAGTTACGACGACCTTAAGCAACAGTTCAAACGTGTTTTACTGGCGCGCAATGTAGCGGAAGAAACCGCCGATGCCTGCGCGACGCTGTTCGCCGATACTTCAGCCGACGGCGTTTATTCTCACGGTGTAAACCGCTTCCCACGCTTTATTCAGCAGTTGGACGCTGGCGACATCGTACCCGATGCTGAACCCAGCAAACTGCTCTCACTTGGTGCTATCGAACAGTGGGATGCCCATCAGGGCATTGGCAACCTGACGGCTCGCCGCATGATGGATCGCGCCATGCAGTTGGCTGATGCGCACGGTATCGGCCTGGTGGCGCTGCGCAATGCTAACCACTGGATGCGCGGCGGCGGCTATGGCTGGCAGGCCGCCGAGAAAGGCTATATCGGTATTTGCTGGACTAACTCGATCGCCGTTATGCCACCGTGGGGAGCAAAAACCTGCCGCATCGGTACTAATCCGCTGATCGTCGCCATCCCCGGCAACCCAATCACCATGGTGGATATGTCGATGTCGATGTTTTCCTATGGCGCGCTAGAGATAAACCGATTGGCAGGCAAGACCTTGCCCGTTGATGGCGGGTTCGACAACGACGGTAATTTGACCCGCGATCCGGCCATTATTGAGGAAAATCGGCGCATCCTCCCGGCGGGATACTGGAAAGGATCGGCACTGTCTATTGTGCTGGACATGATCGCTACTCTACTGTCCGGCGGTGCCTCCGTCGCAGACGTCACGGAGGATCATCGCGACGAATACGGCGTATCACAGGTCTTCATCGCCATTGAGATCGATAGGTTGATCGACGGTAAAACCCGCGATGAAAAACTGAAACGCATAATGGATTACATCACCAGCGCCGAGCGCACCCAACCTGATATCGCTATCCGTTTGCCGGGCCATAAATTTCCGCGTATTCGCGAAGAAAACTTGCGCGACGGCATCCCGGTTGATGAACGGGTGTGGGCACGCATTCAGGCGCTTTAA
- a CDS encoding YhcH/YjgK/YiaL family protein — MIFGHIDNTVFGQHPAPVARALAYLQKTDFTALPAGHYLDEETGYTVQVLDLHTQTKSDLRPEVHRHNIDVQFLVSGAERIGVVTDNGRNPVHQEWNEARDILFYQDVDDESWLTMHSGNFAVFFPQDVHRPACIHEQSCVIRKVVVKIPMALFHAP, encoded by the coding sequence ATGATCTTCGGTCATATCGACAATACCGTTTTTGGTCAGCACCCTGCGCCTGTCGCCCGTGCACTGGCCTACCTGCAAAAAACCGACTTCACCGCCTTGCCGGCTGGCCACTATCTTGATGAAGAGACAGGCTATACCGTTCAGGTACTGGATCTGCACACGCAGACCAAAAGTGACTTACGCCCCGAGGTTCATCGTCACAATATTGATGTGCAATTTTTAGTCAGCGGAGCCGAACGGATCGGCGTGGTAACGGATAATGGCCGGAATCCGGTACATCAGGAATGGAACGAAGCACGCGATATCTTGTTCTATCAGGATGTCGATGACGAGTCTTGGCTGACCATGCATTCCGGCAACTTTGCCGTGTTCTTTCCTCAGGATGTGCATCGTCCAGCCTGCATTCACGAGCAGTCCTGCGTAATCCGCAAAGTGGTGGTGAAGATACCGATGGCACTCTTCCACGCTCCGTAA
- a CDS encoding MFS transporter produces MNTATVSSSQHTAANIPRLRWLRIVPPILITCIISYMDRVNIAFAMPGGMDDELGITASMAGLAGGIFFIGYLFLQVPGGKLAVHGNGKKFIGWSLLAWAIISVLTGLVTNQYQLLFLRFALGVSEGGMLPVVLTMISNWFPDKERGRANAIVIMFVPIAGILTAPLSGWVITNWDWRMLFLVEGAFSLVVMLLWWFTISNRPQEAKWISQAEKEYLINTLQEEQAALQGKTVRNASLSRVLGEKLMWQLILVNFFYQTGIYGYTLWLPTILKGLTNGNMEQVGMLAILPYIGAIVGMFTISYLSDNSGKRKVFVALPLACFAICMALSVLLKSHIWWSYAALVGCGVFIQAAAGVFWTIPPKLFDAEVAGGARGVINALGNLGGFCGPYMVGVLISAFNKDVGVYSLAISLAIAAVLAMMLPPRCDESTEAA; encoded by the coding sequence ATGAATACAGCCACGGTTTCTTCTAGCCAGCACACAGCGGCAAACATTCCTCGATTACGCTGGTTGCGGATCGTACCGCCCATTTTGATTACCTGCATTATTTCCTATATGGATCGCGTCAATATTGCCTTTGCAATGCCGGGCGGCATGGATGACGAACTGGGCATTACGGCATCGATGGCCGGACTCGCAGGCGGGATCTTCTTCATCGGCTATCTGTTTTTACAAGTGCCGGGCGGCAAACTCGCCGTACACGGCAACGGTAAAAAGTTTATCGGCTGGTCACTGCTGGCCTGGGCCATCATTTCGGTATTAACCGGTCTGGTGACTAATCAGTATCAGTTACTGTTTTTGCGCTTTGCACTGGGGGTATCCGAAGGCGGCATGCTCCCGGTGGTGCTCACGATGATCAGCAACTGGTTCCCAGATAAGGAACGTGGCCGTGCCAACGCGATTGTCATCATGTTTGTGCCCATCGCCGGGATTTTGACCGCCCCACTTTCTGGCTGGGTCATCACAAACTGGGATTGGCGCATGCTGTTTCTGGTTGAGGGAGCGTTCTCGCTGGTAGTGATGCTGCTGTGGTGGTTTACCATCAGCAACCGCCCGCAGGAAGCGAAATGGATTTCACAGGCAGAAAAAGAGTATCTGATCAACACGTTGCAGGAAGAACAAGCAGCCCTGCAAGGTAAAACCGTTCGCAATGCCTCCCTAAGCCGGGTATTGGGCGAAAAGTTGATGTGGCAGTTAATTTTGGTGAATTTCTTTTACCAGACAGGTATTTACGGCTACACCCTGTGGTTGCCCACCATCCTGAAAGGACTGACCAACGGCAATATGGAACAGGTCGGCATGTTGGCTATTCTGCCTTATATCGGTGCAATCGTCGGTATGTTCACGATCTCCTATCTGTCCGATAACTCAGGAAAACGTAAGGTCTTCGTCGCATTACCGCTCGCCTGTTTTGCTATCTGCATGGCGCTGTCCGTCTTGCTCAAAAGCCATATCTGGTGGTCCTATGCTGCGCTAGTCGGCTGCGGCGTCTTCATTCAGGCCGCCGCAGGGGTGTTCTGGACCATTCCTCCCAAGCTGTTTGATGCCGAAGTCGCTGGCGGCGCTCGTGGTGTCATTAACGCACTCGGCAATCTCGGCGGCTTCTGCGGCCCTTATATGGTTGGTGTCCTGATTTCAGCTTTTAACAAAGATGTCGGCGTCTACAGTCTGGCTATCTCGCTGGCGATTGCCGCCGTACTGGCCATGATGCTGCCACCGCGCTGCGATGAGTCCACGGAGGCAGCATGA
- a CDS encoding FGGY-family carbohydrate kinase yields MTDYFLGLDCGGTFIKAGLYDVAGTEYGIARRNLPITTLQPGWAERDMHTLWQTAAEVISELLDRTAIPASAISGVGISAQGKGLFLLDKHDTPLGNAILSSDQRAREQVLAWQQAGIPQALYPQTRQTLWTGHPVSLLRWLKDHQPTRYAQIGTLFMAHDYLRFCLTGERACEETNISESNLYNMDTGRYDPALAEQLGIAEIIGALPPIIGSTDIAGRITAEAAQLTGLRAGTPVVGGLFDVVSTALCAGLQDETRLNAVMGTWSVTSGITDSLADGYDHPFVYGRHAEAGRYIVHEASPTSAANLEWFCQQWGLSNGLAVDYAQLNRWVSDLPKAGSTLLFVPFLYGSNAGLGLSASFYGLQAFHQREHLVQAIYEGVVFCHMAHLNRMRQRFPRVGALRITGGPAKSVPWMQMFADISGLPVELPQVEETGCLGAAMAAMVGSGAFSDVTAAQRALSPRITRLTPDEHVRAAYDKKYQHYQALVDALKALQPAGKEKQ; encoded by the coding sequence ATGACGGACTATTTTCTGGGGCTCGACTGCGGCGGCACCTTTATCAAAGCCGGGCTCTATGACGTCGCCGGAACAGAATACGGCATCGCACGCCGCAATCTGCCAATTACCACACTGCAACCCGGTTGGGCAGAGCGCGACATGCACACTCTGTGGCAGACCGCTGCCGAGGTGATTAGTGAACTGCTGGACAGAACGGCAATCCCCGCCAGCGCGATTTCCGGCGTGGGGATCTCTGCCCAGGGTAAAGGACTATTCTTGCTGGATAAGCATGACACGCCGCTCGGTAATGCGATACTGTCGTCCGATCAGCGTGCGCGTGAACAGGTTCTGGCGTGGCAGCAAGCAGGGATACCGCAAGCACTTTATCCTCAGACCCGCCAAACGCTGTGGACAGGCCATCCAGTTTCGCTACTGCGGTGGCTCAAAGACCACCAGCCGACACGCTATGCGCAAATCGGTACGCTGTTCATGGCGCACGACTACCTACGTTTCTGCCTGACCGGAGAACGGGCTTGTGAAGAAACCAATATTTCCGAATCCAACCTCTACAACATGGATACAGGCCGCTACGATCCAGCGCTAGCCGAGCAGCTCGGGATTGCGGAAATCATCGGCGCATTACCGCCGATCATCGGTTCTACCGATATCGCAGGTCGAATTACCGCGGAAGCGGCACAGCTAACCGGACTGCGGGCAGGAACCCCCGTCGTCGGCGGGCTATTCGACGTGGTTTCCACCGCCCTGTGCGCAGGCCTTCAGGACGAAACTCGGCTCAATGCCGTGATGGGAACATGGTCAGTCACCAGCGGCATCACCGACTCACTCGCCGATGGCTACGACCATCCCTTCGTGTATGGCCGCCATGCGGAAGCAGGACGCTATATCGTGCATGAAGCCAGCCCCACGTCTGCCGCCAATCTGGAATGGTTCTGCCAACAATGGGGGCTGAGTAACGGTTTAGCGGTCGATTATGCTCAGCTCAACCGTTGGGTTTCGGATCTGCCGAAAGCAGGCAGTACCTTGCTGTTTGTCCCGTTCTTGTATGGCTCCAACGCCGGATTAGGGCTGAGCGCCAGCTTCTACGGTCTGCAAGCGTTCCACCAGCGCGAACATCTCGTTCAGGCCATTTACGAAGGTGTGGTGTTCTGCCACATGGCTCACCTGAATCGTATGCGTCAGCGCTTCCCTCGCGTGGGTGCGTTGCGCATCACCGGCGGCCCTGCCAAGTCTGTCCCCTGGATGCAGATGTTCGCGGACATCAGCGGCCTGCCAGTCGAACTCCCACAGGTAGAAGAAACCGGCTGTCTGGGTGCAGCGATGGCGGCGATGGTCGGCAGCGGCGCCTTTAGCGATGTCACTGCCGCTCAGCGGGCGCTCTCACCACGCATTACACGCCTTACCCCAGATGAACACGTTCGCGCGGCCTATGACAAAAAATACCAACACTATCAGGCGCTCGTCGACGCGTTAAAAGCGCTGCAACCCGCCGGTAAGGAGAAACAATGA
- the ulaD gene encoding 3-keto-L-gulonate-6-phosphate decarboxylase UlaD gives MTTQPRLQLALDHTRLEAALTTVELLHPYVDIIEAGTILCISAGIQAVSQLRERCPHHLLVADLKVADAGATLAEQAFSHGANWMTVICAAPLPTMASALEVAERHRGEIQIELFGRWTLEDAKAWRALGIKQAIYHRGRDAQASGQTWGQQDLDMMKALSDLGIELSITGGITPADLPLFRDIAVTAFIAGRALADAPDPVNSARQFRAAIDAIWRP, from the coding sequence ATGACAACGCAACCCCGCCTGCAACTGGCGCTCGACCACACCCGACTGGAAGCCGCCCTCACCACCGTGGAATTACTCCACCCTTATGTTGACATCATCGAGGCGGGCACCATTTTGTGTATCAGCGCAGGTATTCAGGCCGTCAGCCAACTGCGCGAGCGTTGCCCTCACCATCTGCTGGTGGCCGATCTGAAAGTCGCTGATGCGGGTGCAACGCTAGCGGAGCAAGCCTTTTCCCACGGCGCAAACTGGATGACCGTGATCTGTGCCGCACCACTACCCACCATGGCCAGCGCACTAGAAGTGGCAGAGCGTCATCGGGGAGAGATCCAGATTGAGCTATTCGGTCGCTGGACGCTGGAAGATGCCAAAGCGTGGCGTGCACTGGGCATCAAACAGGCGATTTACCACCGTGGTCGCGATGCACAGGCTAGCGGCCAAACCTGGGGCCAGCAGGATCTGGACATGATGAAAGCCCTCTCTGACCTCGGCATCGAACTGTCTATTACCGGAGGGATCACCCCTGCGGATCTGCCGCTATTCCGTGATATCGCCGTCACCGCATTCATTGCCGGACGGGCACTGGCAGATGCACCTGACCCAGTAAACTCGGCTCGCCAATTCCGCGCCGCCATTGACGCCATCTGGAGGCCTTAG
- a CDS encoding L-ribulose-5-phosphate 3-epimerase, with the protein MRQHPLGIYEKALPKHLTWPERLALAKACGFDFVEMSVDESDERLARLLWSKEQRLSLVNAMLETGIRIPSMCLSGHRRFPFGSHDEALRQRAFTIMEQAIQLANDVGIRTIQLAGYDVYYEQQDEGTLARFTEGMQWAVERAAAAQVMLSVEIMDTAFMNSISKWKAWDACLASPWFTVYPDVGNLSAWGNNVTQELQLGIDRIAAIHLKDTLAVTATSPGQFRDVPFGEGCVDFISVFSTLKALNYRGAFLIEMWTEKADEPVAEIVQARRWIEQKMQQGGMPC; encoded by the coding sequence ATGCGCCAACACCCATTAGGTATTTATGAAAAAGCCCTGCCGAAACACCTGACCTGGCCAGAGCGCCTGGCGCTGGCAAAAGCCTGTGGTTTTGACTTTGTTGAAATGTCGGTAGACGAAAGCGATGAACGTCTGGCTCGCCTGCTGTGGAGTAAGGAGCAGCGGCTTTCGTTGGTCAACGCGATGCTGGAAACCGGCATTCGAATCCCTTCGATGTGCTTATCCGGGCATCGGCGTTTTCCGTTCGGTAGCCATGATGAGGCGCTACGCCAACGGGCCTTTACGATCATGGAGCAGGCCATTCAACTGGCCAACGATGTGGGCATCCGCACCATTCAGTTAGCTGGGTATGACGTCTATTACGAGCAGCAGGATGAAGGCACGCTCGCACGCTTTACCGAAGGGATGCAATGGGCGGTTGAACGCGCCGCCGCCGCACAGGTGATGCTGTCCGTGGAGATCATGGATACCGCTTTTATGAACTCGATCAGCAAGTGGAAAGCCTGGGATGCCTGTCTGGCTTCACCGTGGTTTACCGTCTACCCAGACGTCGGCAATCTCAGCGCCTGGGGCAACAATGTCACGCAAGAATTACAGTTGGGTATCGATCGCATCGCCGCTATCCATCTGAAAGACACCTTAGCCGTTACCGCAACCTCACCCGGACAGTTCCGCGACGTGCCATTCGGTGAAGGCTGTGTGGATTTCATTTCCGTTTTTAGCACATTGAAAGCACTCAATTACCGTGGCGCGTTCCTGATTGAAATGTGGACGGAGAAGGCTGATGAACCGGTCGCCGAGATCGTTCAGGCACGCCGTTGGATCGAGCAGAAAATGCAACAAGGGGGAATGCCATGCTAA
- the araD gene encoding L-ribulose-5-phosphate 4-epimerase yields MLTLQQLKQQVLEANLDLPRHNLVTFTWGNVSVVDRDRGLVVIKPSGVEYEHMAVDDMVVVDLASGQTIEGNKKPSSDTATHLALYRAFTEIGGIVHTHSRHATIWAQAGLDLPAWGTTHADYFYGAIPCTRLMTQDEIAQHYEQETGNVIIETFRQRGISPTDIPAVLVNAHGPFAWGKDAHNAVHNAVVLEEIAYMGIFSRQLTPGMSAMQQVLLDKHYLRKHGKDAYYGQ; encoded by the coding sequence ATGCTAACGTTACAACAGCTTAAACAACAGGTTCTGGAAGCGAATCTGGATTTACCGCGTCACAATCTGGTGACGTTCACCTGGGGTAACGTCAGCGTCGTGGATCGCGACCGCGGTCTGGTGGTCATCAAGCCGTCAGGCGTGGAGTACGAACATATGGCCGTAGACGATATGGTCGTGGTCGATCTGGCCTCCGGACAGACTATCGAAGGTAACAAAAAGCCTTCCTCAGATACGGCGACACATCTGGCGTTATATCGTGCTTTTACCGAGATCGGCGGTATCGTCCATACGCACTCGCGCCATGCCACCATCTGGGCCCAGGCGGGTCTGGATCTCCCCGCCTGGGGCACCACGCATGCAGACTATTTCTACGGCGCTATCCCCTGCACGCGATTGATGACACAGGATGAAATTGCACAGCACTATGAGCAGGAAACGGGCAACGTCATTATAGAAACCTTCCGCCAGCGCGGTATCAGCCCGACAGACATCCCTGCCGTGTTGGTCAATGCGCACGGCCCGTTCGCCTGGGGCAAAGACGCGCACAACGCGGTACATAATGCGGTGGTGCTAGAAGAAATAGCCTATATGGGGATTTTTTCACGCCAGTTGACGCCGGGTATGAGCGCGATGCAGCAAGTTCTGCTGGACAAGCACTACCTGCGTAAACATGGGAAAGACGCCTATTACGGACAGTAG
- the mscS gene encoding small-conductance mechanosensitive channel MscS, with product MEELNTGLDQAGNWLVAHQNLFLQYAVNIVAALVILIVGLVIARIVSGTINKLMISRSIDSTVADFLSALVRYGIIAFTLIAVLSRVGVQTASVIAVLGAAGLAVGLALQGSLANFAAGVLLVIFRPFRTGESVDLGGVSGSVTQVQIFSTTLLTADGKVIVVPNGKIIAGNIINSSREPDRRTEIIVSVAYDADIDVVKKLLGDIVAADGRIQHDKGVTIRLNEMAASSLNFVVWVWTTNGNAQAVYWDLLESFKRVLDEQRIGIPYPQMDVHLHKVQERTE from the coding sequence ATGGAAGAACTTAATACGGGATTGGATCAGGCAGGGAACTGGTTGGTGGCACATCAGAACTTGTTTTTACAGTATGCCGTGAATATTGTTGCAGCATTAGTGATCCTGATTGTTGGTTTGGTGATCGCGCGGATCGTCTCCGGCACCATCAATAAACTGATGATTAGCCGTTCTATCGATTCAACCGTGGCCGATTTCCTGTCTGCGCTGGTGCGCTATGGCATTATCGCGTTCACGCTGATTGCGGTATTAAGCCGGGTTGGTGTGCAGACTGCATCGGTGATTGCCGTGTTGGGTGCGGCGGGTTTAGCTGTCGGTTTGGCATTACAGGGCTCGTTGGCCAACTTTGCTGCCGGTGTGTTGCTGGTGATCTTTCGGCCTTTCCGCACTGGGGAGTCCGTCGATCTGGGCGGCGTATCTGGCTCGGTCACGCAGGTACAGATCTTCTCGACGACGCTACTCACCGCTGACGGCAAGGTTATCGTGGTGCCGAATGGCAAGATCATCGCGGGTAACATCATCAACAGTTCGCGTGAACCGGATCGCCGTACCGAAATTATTGTTAGCGTGGCTTATGATGCCGATATCGACGTAGTGAAAAAGCTGCTGGGCGATATTGTTGCCGCAGACGGTCGTATTCAGCACGACAAAGGCGTCACGATCCGCCTGAATGAAATGGCGGCTTCATCGCTGAATTTTGTGGTCTGGGTATGGACGACCAACGGCAATGCGCAGGCGGTGTACTGGGATCTGTTGGAAAGCTTTAAACGCGTGTTAGACGAACAGCGTATTGGCATTCCTTATCCACAGATGGATGTACATTTGCATAAGGTTCAGGAACGTACTGAATAA
- the fbaA gene encoding class II fructose-bisphosphate aldolase: protein MSKIFDFVKPGVITGDDVQKVFAVAKENQFALPAVNCVGTDSINAVLEAAAKVRAPVIVQFSNGGAAFTAGKGLKAEGQKAAILGAISGAHHVHQMAEHYGIPVILHTDHCAKKLLPWIDGLLDAGEKHFAATGKPLFSSHMIDLSEESLEENIEICSKYLARMAKIDMTLEIELGCTGGEEDGVDNSHMDASALYTQPEDVDYAYTKLNAISPRFTIAASFGNVHGVYKPGNVKLTPTILRDSQEYVSKKHNLPHNSLDFVFHGGSGSSAQEIKDSVSYGVVKMNIDTDTQWATWEGILKYYKENEAYLQAQLGNPKGDDQPNKKYYDPRVWLRSAQASMVTRLEQAFKELNAVDVL, encoded by the coding sequence ATGTCTAAAATTTTTGATTTCGTAAAACCCGGTGTCATCACTGGTGATGACGTTCAGAAAGTTTTCGCAGTAGCAAAAGAAAACCAATTCGCTTTGCCAGCAGTGAACTGTGTCGGTACCGACTCAATCAATGCTGTGCTGGAAGCCGCAGCCAAAGTGCGCGCGCCAGTCATCGTCCAGTTCTCTAACGGTGGCGCAGCATTTACCGCAGGTAAAGGTCTGAAGGCAGAAGGTCAGAAGGCGGCAATTTTGGGGGCGATTTCTGGCGCTCATCATGTGCACCAAATGGCTGAACACTACGGTATTCCGGTAATTCTGCACACTGACCACTGTGCGAAAAAACTGCTGCCGTGGATCGATGGCCTGCTGGATGCGGGTGAAAAACACTTCGCCGCTACCGGCAAACCGCTGTTCTCTTCTCACATGATTGACTTGTCAGAAGAGTCTCTGGAAGAGAACATCGAAATCTGTTCTAAATATTTGGCGCGTATGGCCAAAATCGACATGACCCTGGAAATCGAACTGGGTTGCACCGGTGGTGAAGAAGACGGCGTGGATAACAGCCACATGGACGCTTCTGCTCTGTACACCCAGCCGGAAGATGTTGATTACGCCTACACCAAACTGAACGCGATCAGCCCACGCTTCACCATCGCTGCCTCTTTCGGTAACGTGCATGGCGTATACAAACCGGGCAACGTGAAGCTGACCCCGACCATTCTGCGTGATTCTCAGGAATATGTTTCCAAGAAACATAACCTGCCGCACAACAGTCTGGACTTCGTGTTCCACGGTGGTTCCGGTTCCAGCGCTCAGGAAATCAAAGATTCCGTCAGCTACGGCGTAGTGAAAATGAACATCGATACCGATACCCAGTGGGCAACGTGGGAAGGTATCCTGAAATACTACAAAGAAAACGAAGCCTATCTGCAAGCTCAGTTGGGCAACCCGAAAGGCGACGATCAGCCGAACAAGAAATACTATGACCCACGCGTGTGGTTGCGTTCCGCTCAGGCGAGCATGGTTACGCGTCTGGAACAAGCCTTCAAAGAGCTTAATGCTGTTGACGTGCTGTAA
- the pgk gene encoding phosphoglycerate kinase: MSVIKMTDLDLAGKRVLIRADLNVPVKEGKVTSDARIRASLPTIEIALKQGARVMVTSHLGRPTEGEYNEEFSLLPVVDYLKEKLSSPVRLAKDYLDGVDVAEGELVVLENVRFNKGEKKDDEVLSKKYAALCDVFVMDAFGTAHRAQASTHGVGKFATIACAGPLLSGELEALGKALSEPARPMVAIVGGSKVSTKLTVLDSLSKIADQLIVGGGIANTFVAAQGHNVGKSLYEADLISEAKKLLETCDIPVPSDVRVASEFSETATATLKSVTAIKDEEQILDLGDVSAERLAEILKNAKTILWNGPVGVFEFPNFRKGTEIIARAIAESDAFSIAGGGDTLAAIDLFGIADKISYISTGGGAFLEFVEGKKLPAVVMLEERAKQ; the protein is encoded by the coding sequence ATGTCTGTAATTAAGATGACCGATCTGGATCTGGCTGGTAAACGTGTTCTTATTCGTGCGGATCTGAACGTACCAGTAAAAGAAGGGAAAGTGACGTCTGATGCGCGCATCCGTGCCTCTCTGCCGACCATCGAAATCGCGTTGAAACAAGGCGCTCGCGTTATGGTCACTTCCCATCTGGGACGCCCGACCGAAGGCGAGTACAACGAAGAATTTTCTCTGCTGCCTGTCGTTGACTACCTGAAAGAGAAACTCTCTTCTCCTGTACGTCTGGCGAAAGACTATCTTGATGGTGTTGATGTCGCCGAAGGCGAGCTGGTTGTACTGGAAAACGTCCGCTTTAACAAAGGCGAGAAGAAAGACGACGAAGTCCTGTCCAAGAAATACGCGGCGCTGTGCGATGTGTTCGTGATGGATGCCTTCGGTACGGCACACCGTGCGCAGGCTTCAACCCACGGCGTGGGTAAATTTGCCACTATCGCCTGTGCGGGCCCGCTGCTGTCTGGTGAACTGGAAGCATTGGGTAAAGCATTGAGCGAACCCGCACGTCCGATGGTCGCCATCGTGGGTGGCTCTAAAGTTTCTACCAAACTGACTGTACTGGATTCTCTGTCTAAAATCGCCGATCAGCTGATCGTCGGTGGTGGTATCGCGAATACCTTCGTTGCTGCACAAGGCCACAACGTGGGTAAATCCCTGTACGAAGCCGATCTGATTTCTGAAGCGAAGAAGCTGCTGGAAACCTGTGATATTCCTGTACCGAGCGATGTGCGCGTGGCGTCAGAATTCTCTGAAACTGCAACGGCAACCCTGAAGTCTGTTACCGCCATCAAAGATGAAGAGCAGATTCTGGATCTGGGTGATGTTTCCGCAGAGCGTCTGGCTGAAATTCTGAAAAATGCCAAGACCATCCTGTGGAATGGCCCAGTTGGCGTTTTCGAATTCCCGAATTTCCGTAAAGGAACCGAGATCATCGCGCGTGCTATCGCAGAGAGTGACGCATTCTCTATCGCAGGCGGCGGCGATACGCTGGCTGCGATCGATCTGTTTGGTATTGCAGATAAAATCTCCTACATTTCTACTGGCGGCGGCGCATTCCTGGAATTCGTTGAAGGGAAAAAACTGCCAGCAGTCGTTATGCTGGAAGAACGCGCTAAGCAGTAA